In the Arenicella chitinivorans genome, TGCATCTTTTGATTCAAAGATCACGGTAACTGACTTTTTGTCGACTCTGGTTCGGCAACTAACGCCAACACAAATCCTAGTAATGGGAAGTCGCCAGTGGGTGTCCATTTTTTTGATGCATTTTTTTGTTCCTTATATTTTGCAAGCACTCAAATAACGCGCATACAATGACACCTGCAATTTGCGTGATTTCCCATTAGAGGCCAGTTGATGGAAGTGATTGTGTCTAGACATAGCATATTACTGATTTGCGCATACTTGATGTGTTGCAGTCAACTTTATCCGGGCGCAAGTGCGTCAACTGGAAAGGGTTCAAGGGGCTCTACCGATATCGCGTGTGTCGAGACCGAGTCGACTATGAAAGGAGTATCGCTCTTCTCGAATCTTGGATACCACGTGGGCGCGAATAAAATTGACGCTGATGATTCACAAAACGGTGTCAACGTACTAGATGATTTTGATTTTGTGGCAGTCAATAGCATATCGAGCAAGAAAGAGGAGACAGTCGATAAAGAAGATAGGTCAGAGCACTGGTTTTTATTTTGTTTAAAAAACTCATCAGACGATACTCATAACTTAGTCTTCGAGCTGGGCCCTCCAACGTTACAGGACGTCTATTTTTATCCGTCGAAGAAAAATTCGTCTTCTTTTCAAACAAGCAATAACAAACTTTTGAGCACTCGAGATATGCCGAATCCAGAATTCGGCTTTTCGATAAATTTGGGAGCCGGAGAAACGCAACAGTTCCTCTTCAGAGTTAAGTCTTCAGAAAATTTATTACAACAACGATTTAACGAGCAAAAAAACTTTTTAAGAGAACCAATATTATCTACTCGACTTTGGGACCGAGTAAGTTATGACCTGAGTAAAAGCGTTCAGGATCACCTCTCGAGTATTTTTGTTGGTGTTTTTTTGACGTTAATGGTGCTCAATTTACTCGTATTTATCATTGCGCGTCAGTTTACGTCGTTGCTCTATGTTCTGTGGAGCAGTTGCGTGTTTATGGTCTGGCTATCGCTCGACGGTCGCCTTGTAAAGTATTTTAGCGCTGACCATCTGCGTTTCAGTGAACTTGGAACCTTCGTCTTCTACCCCTTGGCAATCATTTTAGCTACGTTCTTCTTCAAGCAATTTCAAGATTTAAAAAACTACCCGCGTCTTAATTTGGTGGGCAACGTCATTACCATTGTTTCTATACCTCTGTTTTTCCTGTCTTTCACATACGGTGAGGAGGTTTTTACCATGGTTTTAGATTCAGTGGCTTTGGTATTCTCCTTTTATTTTGCGTTTTATGTTCCTGCCTATACATTAATCAAAGATGGCCAATCGGTTCCTAAGTATATCCTCATCAGTTTTACACCATTAAGTTTGAGTCTGTTGGATCAAGTTGCTTTTAGTTTTGGTATAACAAGCCAATATTATGTTCCATTTCCTATCGTTACTGGCGCAGTGATCGCGATGATTTTCATCTCTATTTTCACAATCCTGATCGCCTATCGTGAAAAGCAAGCGGCACAACAAGCCGCCGTAGAGCAGCTGAATATATCGAATACGTTAAAGACCAATTACAACATTCAACTCGAAGCCGAACTTGAGCAAAAAACAGCTCACATTAAAAAAATAAATTCTGACTTGGAGCAAAAGGCAAACAAATTGCTCAAGATGGACGAGTCTAAGTCAAGGTTTTTTGCCAATATCAGTCATGAATTTCGTACGCCTCTCACACTTATCGAGGGGCCTTTAAAGATGCTGTTGGCACAGAATACTTTTCAAGAAAAATCGACGATTCAGGGCGTTCTTAAGAACTCTAACTCTCTAAAAAATCTTATCGATCAAATTCTTTTACTAAGCGAAATAGACGAGAAATTATTGGGTTTAAAAGCGTCTCGAACGAATATAGTTGGCGCAGTCAAAGAACTATTGGCTCAGTTTACGAACTTAGCAGAGCAAAAAAAGATCAAGTTGGAGCTGGTGACCAATCTCGCTGAAGTTCACGCTTATGTTGATCTTGAGAAACTCCGAATCATCATCAGCAATTTATTAAGTAACGCAATCAAGTTCACGCATGAGAATGGCGAAATCATCGTTGATATTCGATCTACAGCACCAGCTCATAAAGATGAAAACGAGTTCAGTGGCGATGAATACGTCGAAATTACAGTGTCTGATACGGGTGGCGGTATTCCTAGCGATGAAATTCCGTTTGTGTTTGACCGGTATTTTCAATCCGATTCCTCTGAGCTCGCTAAATCAGGCGTTGGTACCGGAATTGGCCTTGCACTGGTAAAAGAACTTATTGAATTGCATGCCGGGGAGGTCTCAGTAACCAACATTTCAGGTGATGATGGAGTACGAAAAGGCGCTTCTTTTAAAATCAATTTACCACTTGGTAGGGCGCATTTAAATGACAATGATATTGCTTTTGAGAGCGAGTCAAATTGGGATGCTCTCGCGATAATTACTCAGTCAGCCGAGCATTCTAGGATAGACGACAATCAGGTAACACCGAGTACCCGAAGGCGAAAAACCATACTCGTCGTAGACGATAATAAAGAGATGCGTAGCTATATTCAGCGCTTCCTGGAAAATGAGTATGAAGTTTTAACGGCAAACGATGGCGTTTTGGCCGAAGAGGTTCTGCATAAGCAGCTACCTGACTTGATTATCACCGACTTAATGATGCCTAATCGAGATGGCCTAGAATTTGTCACGTCTATTAAAAAACAGCCGGTTTTCTCACAGGTGCCGGTGATTATGCTAACTGCGCGCGCAGGTATGCAAGACCGAATGAATGGCTTGATGGCAGCGGTAGATGACTATTTAGTCAAACCCTTTAACGGCGATGAGCTCAAGATTCGCATTCGTAACCTACTCAACAAGCAAGCGCAGTTTGCCGCTTTTTATCGGCAACAAGACTCCACACATGACGGCGGCTCAGAGGGTAAGGTCAAAAATAAATCGCTATCGTTTATTGAAAAAGTAAGAAAAGTTGTTAATCAACGGCTTACAGAGCCGAGTTTTGGCGTTGAAGAACTGGCCAAGGCCTTGCATGTTAGCGAAGCGACGTTGCGCAGAAGGGTAGCGGAAGAAGCTCAATTCACACCGGCTGCGTTTATTAGACATTGCCGGCTAGAACTCGCTCGACAAAAGCTCTCGGAAGGGAGTGTTCGAAGCATTGCTGAGCTCACTCGATCCGTGGGTTTCAGTAAACCAGCTTATTTCGCGAGTCTTTATGAAAAAACATTTAATATGCCGATAGAA is a window encoding:
- a CDS encoding response regulator yields the protein MKGVSLFSNLGYHVGANKIDADDSQNGVNVLDDFDFVAVNSISSKKEETVDKEDRSEHWFLFCLKNSSDDTHNLVFELGPPTLQDVYFYPSKKNSSSFQTSNNKLLSTRDMPNPEFGFSINLGAGETQQFLFRVKSSENLLQQRFNEQKNFLREPILSTRLWDRVSYDLSKSVQDHLSSIFVGVFLTLMVLNLLVFIIARQFTSLLYVLWSSCVFMVWLSLDGRLVKYFSADHLRFSELGTFVFYPLAIILATFFFKQFQDLKNYPRLNLVGNVITIVSIPLFFLSFTYGEEVFTMVLDSVALVFSFYFAFYVPAYTLIKDGQSVPKYILISFTPLSLSLLDQVAFSFGITSQYYVPFPIVTGAVIAMIFISIFTILIAYREKQAAQQAAVEQLNISNTLKTNYNIQLEAELEQKTAHIKKINSDLEQKANKLLKMDESKSRFFANISHEFRTPLTLIEGPLKMLLAQNTFQEKSTIQGVLKNSNSLKNLIDQILLLSEIDEKLLGLKASRTNIVGAVKELLAQFTNLAEQKKIKLELVTNLAEVHAYVDLEKLRIIISNLLSNAIKFTHENGEIIVDIRSTAPAHKDENEFSGDEYVEITVSDTGGGIPSDEIPFVFDRYFQSDSSELAKSGVGTGIGLALVKELIELHAGEVSVTNISGDDGVRKGASFKINLPLGRAHLNDNDIAFESESNWDALAIITQSAEHSRIDDNQVTPSTRRRKTILVVDDNKEMRSYIQRFLENEYEVLTANDGVLAEEVLHKQLPDLIITDLMMPNRDGLEFVTSIKKQPVFSQVPVIMLTARAGMQDRMNGLMAAVDDYLVKPFNGDELKIRIRNLLNKQAQFAAFYRQQDSTHDGGSEGKVKNKSLSFIEKVRKVVNQRLTEPSFGVEELAKALHVSEATLRRRVAEEAQFTPAAFIRHCRLELARQKLSEGSVRSIAELTRSVGFSKPAYFASLYEKTFNMPIEFAPSANRINS